The genomic segment GCGGAAGCGGTGGCAGCGCACAGCCGCCGCACTCGTGCTCCAGTTGCTCGTATAGAGACAAAAACGCGCTGTAGCGCTTGCTGATCTTGATCACCGTGCCGGACCGTGTCGTAATGTAGATGACATACACGATCCAGCCACGCATCACTGTGCCGACTCGATGCCAtccacgcacgcgcacaTCCGTCGCAAAGAGCTCCGTCTGTGCACGAGACGCGGGCTGCTCATTCACAGGCgacagcgagcgcagcgacgacgccgacACGATCGACTCGTCGTCCCGCAGCACCTCGAGTTTCGACGTCGTAGAAAACGCCGGATTCCGCCGCGGACGGTGATGCGGCTCCGACATGCCCAGGCGACGCGGTCCACCGCCGTGGTGTGGGTGGAGGTCCCTCGTGTCCCGCCACGAAATGGGCCCATTTCTCTgggccgcgctcgtgctgggctggtgcgtgtggcgcatcGTAGCATCGCGACGCCCCTGCGCGCGCCCGGCCGGGCCGCTATGCGTAGCGGCTGTACTCGGATCAGGCGGGCACACGACCGAGATGCTCTCGATCTTGCGTGCGCTGCCTCGTGACATGTATACCCCGCGCATCTATGTCGTGTCGTCCGGTGACGCGCTGAGCCtgcccaaggcgcgcgaggccgaaggcggcgcactcgcgccgcatcccCTGCAGGGCCTCGTGATCCCACGTGCccgcgccgtgcggcaAAGCTGGCTCACGACGCCGTACACGGTGCTCACCAGTCTGGCGTACTGCCTGTGGCACATGGGCATCGCGCCGTGGTGTCGGTCGCGCACGCCCTGGGCGGATGTCGTCGTGATGAATGGCCCGGCGACATGTGTGCCTGTCGTGGCCACGATAtgggcgatgcgcgtccTGGGCGCGCCGACTCCGCGGATGCTGTATATCGAATCGTATGCGCGTGTGATCTCCTTATCACTATCGGCGCGGCTGCTACGGCATGTGGTGGACCAATTTGTCGTCCAGTGGCCGACGGCGGATCCGTCCGCACCATGCTGGGGCGCCTTAGTCTAGTacgcaggcggcggtgtAGAGGGAATAGacatgggcggcgtgctgggGTACGTAGCGCTCGTCCCCCCTGGCtggtcgtgccgcgctccctcctgcgcagcgcgctccTGGGCCTCAAGTCGGTAGTCGTCAAAGGGAAGCTGCGAGCGCTTGCCCTGCCACGCCCCGTTGCAGCAGTGCACCGTCCCACAGCAGTCGAGACATTCGCACGACTGGCCGCACGGAAACCACAGGTCGCAGCACGGCCAGCACATGGCGAAAATCGGCAGGCTGCCGTCCATCGTGGCGTCTAGTGGAGGCACAAGGATTCCAACGGGCACATCTACAGACAAAAGCATTAATTCTTGTTGGAGCTGCAAGTGTCGCCATGACCACAGACACCGcccacgacggcggcaATTATGATGGCAATGATAATAACCACGAGCCAGAAGCAGATCCACCTGCGCTTGcgggcacggcgcgcggcgaCCACAGCCTTGTCCGTCTGCTGACGACCTGCTTGCACCTCGTGCtccgtgtgctgcgcatggtCCTTGATAACGTTCAGCTGCTCATCTtgctgctcgacgaggaTCGACATCTCCTGGAACAGCGCAGCCAACTCCGTGATAGTGCGCTCAATACGCTGGATGTCCGTGTggcgctcctgcacctcacgcagcgcaccACGAGCCTCGCCCTGGCGGTTCGAGTTCATCAGCGCCTGCGAGAAAATCTGCTGGCCACTCGCCTCTCCCTCCAGCGCACtctgcagctcggcctgcgtcgcatCCGGCTTCACAatgcgcagctggcgctCCGTGCGCTGGCGGTACTTGGTGCGATACGCCTTCTCGACCTCCTGATACCGCATAATCGTCTCCTTAAAGCGGTTCTTTGCCGCACCGATCTGCGTCAGACGCACGTTGCGGCCGACGCCCTCAGGCGCCGGGCCGGACGCCGGGATCTtgacggcctcggcctccaGCGACTTGATCGACGTCTTGACAAAGTTTGTATACATGCTGGTCTGCTGAGCCACACTCGACAACTCACTCTCCGCtgccagctgcgccgcctcgcccaCATTGttcagcgagcgcgagtGCAGGTCCGAAATGCGGTTCACATTCAGATCAATCTGGCGGATCATGTCCTGAATTTCGCTAATACGACCAAAGaacgagctgctgctgcccgtcgtcgtcgccgtcgagGCCGCCATCGTAGGGTCCGACGACATGTTGACAGCGTACGAGTCGCTCTGGGCGCCCGCCCCTGCTCTTGTGCTGGCAGCGGCAGGGGCTGCACCGCCATCGGGTAGGCCTACCGTGGCAGCCTGGTCTGCCACGTACGAGCGGCCCGTCACGCCCTGCATGGACGTCATTTCATACGAGTCCGggtgctgcgccgcgtgcgtcgcgggcgCATAGGCCGTCGACGGGTTCGACGTGGGCGGCACGTACGTCGCcggctgctgcgcggcagcCGTCACACCCTGAggctgcgccgcatacgccgccgccggctccgacgacggcggcacgtATGGCTGCCCCGTCGCCTGCTGGGTAGGGAATAGGTGGTCACCGTAGCCATTGTTGCCACTACCCAGGCCATACTCCTGCTCATAGTTGGTagcgccagcaccagcacccGGGCTCGTGT from the Malassezia restricta chromosome II, complete sequence genome contains:
- a CDS encoding PX domain protein; protein product: MSEPHHRPRRNPAFSTTSKLEVLRDDESIVSASSLRSLSPVNEQPASRAQTELFATDVRVRGWHRVGTVMRGWIVYVIYITTRSGTVIKISKRYSAFLSLYEQLEHECGGCALPPLPPRHVGLWQRYHPLFLEDRRRALQQWLCATLLDERWGNADAYRRWVLER
- a CDS encoding beta-1,4-N-acetylglucosaminyltransferase; this translates as MGPFLWAALVLGWCVWRIVASRRPCARPAGPLCVAAVLGSGGHTTEMLSILRALPRDMYTPRIYVVSSGDALSLPKAREAEGGALAPHPLQGLVIPRARAVRQSWLTTPYTVLTSLAYCLWHMGIAPWCRSRTPWADVVVMNGPATCVPVVATIWAMRVLGAPTPRMLYIESYARVISLSLSARLLRHVVDQFVVQWPTADPSAPCWGALV
- a CDS encoding syntaxin 1B/2/3, which codes for MARDRLAAMRAQQASAAGGYTSPGAGAGATNYEQEYGLGSGNNGYGDHLFPTQQATGQPYVPPSSEPAAAYAAQPQGVTAAAQQPATYVPPTSNPSTAYAPATHAAQHPDSYEMTSMQGVTGRSYVADQAATVGLPDGGAAPAAASTRAGAGAQSDSYAVNMSSDPTMAASTATTTGSSSSFFGRISEIQDMIRQIDLNVNRISDLHSRSLNNVGEAAQLAAESELSSVAQQTSMYTNFVKTSIKSLEAEAVKIPASGPAPEGVGRNVRLTQIGAAKNRFKETIMRYQEVEKAYRTKYRQRTERQLRIVKPDATQAELQSALEGEASGQQIFSQALMNSNRQGEARGALREVQERHTDIQRIERTITELAALFQEMSILVEQQDEQLNVIKDHAQHTEHEVQAGRQQTDKAVVAARRARKRRWICFWLVVIIIAIIIAAVVGGVCGHGDTCSSNKN